The Liolophura sinensis isolate JHLJ2023 chromosome 6, CUHK_Ljap_v2, whole genome shotgun sequence genomic sequence ACTAAAGGCATGTGTGCACAGTTCACTCTTGACTCATCCATTAATTATGCATGTTTAGGATGGGGGTGAGAGGGGATAGGCAATAAGTTTTAATGATATGTTGAATGGAGACAGATCATCATTATGGATAAACTCTTTCTCACCACAATTAGTCACTGtcagtaaaataaatcagtggaactaaatgtatatgtagcttACAAGTAACATCAACATGGTGagaatgtcttttttttctaatgttatTTGTTCTCTTTTGACAGGTTACAGATGATCTTGATTTTAAAGAAAAgcttggatgtgaagaaggaACAGCTGTCAAAGTGGTGTCAATTTTTGGAAACACAGGAGATGGGAAATCATTCACACTGAATCATACATTCTTTGGTGGGATAGAAGTGTTTAAGACATCTGCCTTACAGGCCTCATGCACTGTTGGAGTATTTGCAGCTTATGATCCTGTGAATAAAACCCTTATTGTGGACACAGAAGGTTTGCTGGGTGTCGCCTCAAATGAAAACCAGAGAACTCGCCTTCTACTCAAAGTTATGGCAATATCTGATGTTGTGATATATCGGACACGTGCAGAGAGACTTCATAACGACCTCTTCTACTTCCTTAGCAATGCTTCAAAGgcctatattcagcatttcaaaCAGGAGCTAGAAGCAGCGACAAAGCGGTGTAAAATGAACTTATCCCTTTCTAATCTAGGACCAGCTGTGGTAATATTCCACGAGACTCAGTACACAGATGTTTTGGCACAAGGTATGGGTTCAGTCATCTGTCAGTGTTACTCGTAAGAAGATGTTTTTTGTGTTCAGCTTTATCCACTATAGCGTACTTTGTGGCTTTCCATCCCTGGCTTTGTAAATAGATTTATGATATATGAGTGAGCTTTTTAAGAAAGCAAAGGTGAAGTTTTTAAGATCGAATCTggagaataaataaaacaaggtcaTGTAAGAGCCACATTTAAATGTAGGCGAACTGTTAATTTGCACAACACATGGTGTCGGGCTGCACTCATATTataggacaagacagcacctggctgaAACATATTTCAggcgaaagcaggatactcaagctttcgaaaaagtatcatactttattattgtGATAAGATTTCACCGAGTAACCTGTGGAACAATATAACAATGCTGCACATATGGCTGGTTTGAAttgaggcagccatcttgagaattttatccaatgaaACACACTGCTATCAGATTGTGGGACacaagctgtgacgtagcctttatccattcactccatgtagtgacatatgataacacacaactactgcataagacattaTTTTGAGATCATTCAAAACAATTTAGATACTTGTAGACGAACGTTTCACACAGTGTTATAGGACAGGTCTGTagcatttacggaccaccacagttgatttacaagccgtgtgaTATTCAGTGATGGCCTACTTAGTCATGCTGCTCAAATAAtacaattacattttttgtcgtttatTTCTGTGGTTTAGTCAGCAGGttctaaataataaatatcagagACACTGCTAAATTCATTATAGATGCCAAAGGaatatgggaatgagaagacagcatCTGACCGcacaacgcttaaaattaatcaaatcgtatggtatacatgtaatttttttctctgaatttattagaactgaagtTTACCTCTTTTCTTACAtacaatatatgttttatgttttcttttataaaatacagtaacttTGTTGAAACGCTGTGTATTATTCAAgccaaggtgctttctctgacgtccgagATAACTAGGTCAGCTCTCATCTTAaaagccaccactacaaaattgAAACATAAAACCCAgtgacagtcgaatgcctagatcagccctAGTTATCCATTTGCTTCAGAAATGAGCATGAATCtatttgtacaacaatcctgttATAATTTTGCAACATTAATAGGgctcaaaatcaccagcacaaccaaCAACCCCTCCGAAAGGGTACAACCTGAACCAGAAATACCTCGGCCATGCATCTGCAAGCTGTGGAGGAAATATCCTTCTCGTATGTCCAATTTcggagaaagctatttatcacttggtccttCATTGTTGAAGTCCCCAACTttaatctgccataggctactacTTAAACTATTATACAGGAAATACCTTTGACGTCaaagagctagagtaaacatgatgtcaccttgctgtcgataatAGATAGTTGCCAGGTACTGGACAAAGGGTGATGTTTTCCTGTAGGTTCTACCCATTTAGGCTcaacattgtatttgttttctctgtcaccTGAATTATCACTTCATCTGTTTTTGGTAGATACTGAGAGAGTCTTACGTCAACGTTTCCGTGATCTAGACTGTAATCTGGATGCTTTCTGTGACCTTAAGTACGTAGGCACCAGAACAATGTCCTCTCCCACAGACTTTAGCCAGCTGAGGGTGGTGGTCAAGGATCAGCTGGACAATAACTCCATCAGAGCTCCACGGAAACCAGAAGTCATTCTACAAGCTTTGAAGGTGAGAAGGGTAGAAAAATGATAAAAGGTGCATGTTATCATGCACAATTTAATATTACATGGACATATATTTATGGATGTGTTGTGAGCTTGTGTATTCTGGTCATATAACTTTAAAGCATTGGTAAACattggttttattattttaattgattACAGGTACTGAATGATAAATTCAGTGGTGATATAGAGAAGTCTGTTCCAGACAGTTTTCctgatgaatattttacttgttcCTCATGCTGCCAGTCGTGTGGGTAAGTTATAAATAGTTACAAATACCTGCGATTTCTTTTGGTACAGCATCATGTGTTTCTctcaactttttttcttttccccaATCCACTCTCATCAAACTAAAATAGCTGTGGagtaaattttttgaaattCATTTGCTTTGACCCTTTGCCTTTCCAAGGGAGGTGATTAGTAGGTATGAACAACATTACTTTCAACATTCAACTGCTTTCATGACTTCagtacacgtatgtatgtatctatgttcGTGTATTTCAGAACTCGGTGTGTGAACACAATGAATCACCTGGATGAGATTGAACATCAGGCCATGTCTGGCTCAGCCTGCAAATATCAGCACCAGTTTGATAACAAGGTCTATCTCTGTAAGGTAAGGCATTCTTTTGGTATTGGCTTCATTAATATCCTTAAATCAAGGGTGGAAGTGGACAAGGTATATATACTAACTCCTTGAATAAAGTTAAATGAGAGTGTAATCAGTGGATAAAGTCCACGAAGTGATTGAAGGAGCAGTTGTCTTGAAAAGTGAACCTTTCTACATcagttttactttatttcagCTGTGACAGATTGCCGTCAGCTAGcaagaaaacataaatgtttcacctttgttgttttgtttgttttatctcGGGTGTGCATAACCTAAGCtccatgtacattttgtgtgttaACAGCACTGTCATCTAGCTGGCAAGAAGCATGTGGTGGTTCCAAAGACTTCCTCTTCCTCAGATGGCAGCTGGGTGGGGCTGGTGAAGTATGTGTGGGCAGGGTAAGTAGCCATTCTAAGTCTAACTTGACACATACAAGTCAGTAAAGgacatgtacatctgaaaacTGTAGTCATTGATAGTAAACCTGTACTCTGTGGGCATATTGTATTTTTgagaacaaataaatgtaatctgATTTTTTCTGTCGagtatttatctgtttatttgattggcgttcaACTGCCCTTTAAAATAATCCCACTTCTTATTGGTGGAGGAGTCCAGGCAGTTCGTGGAAAAATACAAGAACACAAAAAGCTACAGCCGACTCAGCAAAGTGGAGGATTAAAGCAGGCATCCTCATTGTTTTGGGGGCTCTTTAGGGGGTGGCTCTCTAGGGGCTGTGTGTAAATTGTCAGGTGGTTAGTGTAATGTGTAAGAGTACCAAAAGTCAAATATAGTGTTGCATTTATTGATgtatgtggtatatatatatattaatacacaGCTTGTACCTCTTGATTACATTCTTAAGATAAAGTTTTGTCGTGCCTGTATGACGTGGGTGTGTTTGGTGTCAGGTTTGTGTTGGAGTGCCCCAGCTGTGGAATTATCTATAGAAGTCACCAGCACTGGTATGGGAACAAGGAGGTGGAGAGTGCTGTTCATGTGGAAGTTAGACATGTTTGGCCAGGGGTAAGACTCATCATGTAGATAGGAAGTCAGTAACAgttatggtaaatgacataaaattttcacAATCAGATAAAACCTTTAAATGTTCAGCTTAgatttgggtgaaattttaggtctcTTATCACACcctgaaagaaaatataattagCTCAAAGACAAACTGTCATACTAGATTATGACTTGCAGACTGAATTGTGGCTCATAAATACAAGCATTCAGACTGAAATGtggcatgtacgtgtaaatacAAGTATACAACCTATGATACCAGATTATGGTTAGGAAAGTCAAGGTGCCATAATCGATTATGTCTTGGAGATACTGAATGCAGTACTTCAGCATGGCTAGGAAAAACTGGAATACTGTATGGTAACTTAGAAATACAGACTATCATACTGGATTGGTGATCTAGAATGAAGCTAAGAAACATGTAACAATTATATTGTGTGCACAGAGAAATATAATCATGTTGGATGGTTTATTAAACTTGTTTGTGATTGTTCCATAATATTCATGTTGTGTCGAGCAGTAACGTGTGATTGTCTTAAAGGTTATCGTCTTCAGCTGATAGGGCTCTGTAAAAACGGGAGATTCATTCTGATGGGAGTCACACCATATTCTCccatgtgttttgttgtttctgATCACAGTTTTTTGGTTTTCAGAGCAGCCTGGTTCTACAGGGAACACACAACGCAGCAAGGAAGCTGTTAGACAGTCTCCACCTGGTGGCAGACACTGTCAGCAGTGTAAGCTCTAAGCCAACCAGGGCTGTCTCCCATTGGATGGCAGATCAGATCGCTCCAGAATACTGGGTTCCGAATGCTCAGCTTACTGTGAGTTCACAAACTGATCATCTCATTCCGTGCCATTGTATTCATCATTCAGGACATTTGCTTGTCAAATTGTGGgatgttttatatatgtaatacataaCTAGTGTAAATCTTAAAGTTctggccgtacttgggaaggtctgccagcaacctgtggatggtcttgggtttcccccgggctctgctcggttttgtgtaagtgaaatattcttgagtacggcgtaaaacaccaatcaaataaataaataataagtaaatctgaaaaacaatTTATCCAATGAAGTTAAGGTGGGGTGGGAGTGGGTGGGTTGGTGGATGGATGGAGTCACCCTGTCTGTCCGTAGACACGATTTTGTCTTTGCATCTCCCAAACTACTGAGCTGATTTCGATGAAACTTTCGATGAATCTTGCCTATAATCTGAGCTTATGCTTGGCAGTCAGGTGATTGTTTCATCAGTGCACACCATGAATGGCCAATGCAACAATCTCTTTGAAGCCAAACAAAGCAtcaggacttttttttttttaggttttcttaattttctttcttttatattGAAAGTGTTGGCAGATGGAAGAGGGGTATTTTGGACATCCGGGTCCTAGTTCAGCTTTTGTTTTGCCATCATCagtattttgttaaatgaatacTGAAATACTTGTATTAAAATCACTTGTGTGATGGATCACATCTTGGAAAATTTGACACATAGTATGTAAATTTAGGATAATGTCAACACTGTTATGAGTGTCAACCCTTTCACTACTCTCCTAAAATGCTATAATATTAGGAGAGCTCTGTAATTTTGGAAGTCTATGGGTGTGTATAAATTAAGTTTAGAATAAAGAcgataaaatgttttttacagATAAACTGTTTTAGGTAATAAGTTCCATTTAAAACCATAAAAAACGTTAAAACCATGTTCATGTTTGTCTTTACTTCAGAATTGTTACAGCTGTAAGAAGGTGTTCATGGACCATGAACAGAAGCACCACTGTAGGGCGTGTGGTCAGGGATTCTGTGATGACTGTTCAGCCCAGAAGAGACCAGTGCCCGAGAGAGGTTGGGGAAACACCCCAGTACGAGTCTGCATGGCGTGCTACGAGCCCAGCAAAATGACAGGTAAATGTATGCCATTGTCTATGAACAGCTCAGGagtttttcataattttgtccattttaaacattctgaaatCAAACTTCTTACATGGTTTCACCAAGATATTTTAACAGGTTTTGGGCTGTTTTGtccatttcaacaaaattatgccCATTTGTGTTCTTTTGTAGACTTTGATGTAGCTTAAGCTGCTCAAACCAGCACAGAACATAAGCCTCCAGAATGCTAGTACCAACTGTTTACTGTTGTTTCCAGACTCTAATACCAGTACAGGAAGCGACTCCCAGGTGACAGCGCGTAAAGTTGGGGAGGCAGTCACAGGTACCATTGGGGCTGTGGCCTCGGCTATTGACTATCCTCTAGGTGAGTATCAATGGCAGGGAGAGCTTAATTGGAAGACTGGTCCCCACAAGCTTCTGATTCTCTAAAACATGAATGGCAGGTTAGAAGGGATAATTGGTTAGAAGAGTGTAGCAGTGCAgagtaaatgatgtaaaattttgtCTTTGAGTGGGCACAGGTAccctgattttgagagttttgTTGATGGTAGAAAGGCGTTcgaagtttgtttggaaggtaggatgattctctactggaaaaatgtaattttgatcACCAAAAGCAATAGTTAATGACATTAATTTGACCCTAAAAATGTACGGTAATCATTCATCCATGATTTTATCAGTATGTTTTAACCCCACCAAAATGAGCAAGCAGGTATATCATGCTGGGTTTTACATCCACAGGCATTTTGAAGGACAGTGTTCGGCCTGTGTACTGGATTCCTGATGAGCAAATCAAGACATGCTACGTGTGTTCAGTGGAGTTCGGACCCAAACTGGCGATCCACCATTGTCGGGCATGTGGGCAGGGTGTTTGTGTGGGCTGTTCCCCGAATAAGAGGGCAGTACCCCTGAGAGGGTGGGATTACCCTGTCAGAGTCTGCACTAAGTGTGAGGCAAAGAAAGACAGGCTTTGAGACTGAACTGTAGCCAAGAATGGCAGTCTGTAATATTGTATTGTGGCCAAGGAAGAGAGACTAACACTGCGTTGTGGCCTAGAAAGCAGAAGTGTAACACTGCATTGGGGGGAAGAAAGAGAGACTGTAACACAGCATTGTTGGAAAGAAAGAGTGACTATAACACAGCATTGTGGCCAAGAAAGAGTGACTGTAATACTGCATTGTGGCCAGGAGTAACAGCTTGTAATACAATGCAGGCCGACTGTACTACTTTACTGCATTGTGGGCAGGAAAGACAAGCTAGTATAACTGACAAAAAGAGGATAAAAAATGAGAGTGTAATTGACAAAAAGTGGCTGTAATGTGGAAATGTAGTTGACAAAGAGAGGCTGTATGAACATAGGAGTGCAGCTGACCTGTAGTCGGGTAATATTATATGGTGGCCCTGAAAGACAGTCTATGAAACTGGATAGCTAAAGCTAGACTAAAACTCAAATAAGGAACATATAAAATTTATAGCCAAGAAAGACTGTGTGCAATA encodes the following:
- the LOC135466304 gene encoding zinc finger FYVE domain-containing protein 1-like, with product MSVPGKFRRPERTRTSKRYCQEKLCCPTEHSEAVLYCEQCNSLQCVRCEDSLHNHNDVKYQFHDRRKIEQPPSEQLCQIARFSTSIACKHKNYADIRCEDCKLNYCFDCNELAHPLNSKRKSHIRVSFKDFRKKEHQDALANPIKPLSPVDLTDDSLTYVSLPQEVGESMNDLSFTSAHSDQSHHSIPDVCMDLTGQVDLNLLKESMMEPEDTSLHKDCHSFCLADEHETLKVTDDLDFKEKLGCEEGTAVKVVSIFGNTGDGKSFTLNHTFFGGIEVFKTSALQASCTVGVFAAYDPVNKTLIVDTEGLLGVASNENQRTRLLLKVMAISDVVIYRTRAERLHNDLFYFLSNASKAYIQHFKQELEAATKRCKMNLSLSNLGPAVVIFHETQYTDVLAQDTERVLRQRFRDLDCNLDAFCDLKYVGTRTMSSPTDFSQLRVVVKDQLDNNSIRAPRKPEVILQALKVLNDKFSGDIEKSVPDSFPDEYFTCSSCCQSCGTRCVNTMNHLDEIEHQAMSGSACKYQHQFDNKVYLCKHCHLAGKKHVVVPKTSSSSDGSWVGLVKYVWAGFVLECPSCGIIYRSHQHWYGNKEVESAVHVEVRHVWPGSSLVLQGTHNAARKLLDSLHLVADTVSSVSSKPTRAVSHWMADQIAPEYWVPNAQLTNCYSCKKVFMDHEQKHHCRACGQGFCDDCSAQKRPVPERGWGNTPVRVCMACYEPSKMTDSNTSTGSDSQVTARKVGEAVTGTIGAVASAIDYPLGILKDSVRPVYWIPDEQIKTCYVCSVEFGPKLAIHHCRACGQGVCVGCSPNKRAVPLRGWDYPVRVCTKCEAKKDRL